In Chitinophaga oryzae, the sequence ACCGTTTCCATTTGTCACGGCCCTGGTTGAGGTCTCCATTGTTAAACGGCGTGTCGTCGTCCCACTTAATGCTGGAAGAACCAGTTGTAGTACCGGCCACAGTAGTGGCTTCGTACTTGTTCTTCCCTGCAACCCCGAATGCAAAATACGGGCCTACGCCTGCGAACAAACTAGCGTGCTCACCCACCGGCAGTTTTGCAACAAAGTTCAAGGGAACTTCAATGTAAGACGGATTCTGTGTGTACTTAGCGTAAGGATTGGTGACGGTCACATTGTTTTTGTCACCAACTTCGGATTTCGTACCCTTGGTGGTATAAAACACCCCAGGCTGGAATGACAAAATACGGGGTACCAGCGGCAAATCCGCTATCACGCCGACATTGAAGCCGGACAGACTTTTGGCATCTTTCGTACTGCCGTCATTGCTGGTGGTGATATTGGCAAGGTTCCAGCCACCTTTAATGCCTACACGGGCCTGAGCCATCGCTGCAAAGGACAAGGTCATCGCTGCAAAGGAGAGAAAAATCGTCTTCTTGGTCATAACCTGAATTTTTGGTCCGCGTCCCAAAATTCAAAGAGTATGCCAAAAGAATGTTAATTTAATATAAATAATTGATTATCAATATAAAACGAGGTATATATTCTACGTTCTACACCCTGTTTTCTACAGCTTCGCTGCTGTGGCTTTTTGCCCCGAACGCTCCAGAAAATCGTTCAGTTGCTCTACAGCGAGACGTTTGGCAACAATTTTCTTCCGCTCGTCCAGCAGATAAACTACCGGTGTGCTATAAACGTCATATAGCCGGCGGTAATTGGTGGAGTTGTCCGCATCCAGGGCGTGCACCCACCCGGTAAGGTGATGGTCCCTGATAAAAGATAACCACTCTTCGCGCGTGCCTTCCGTCTTGATACCGATCATCGCCACCCCTTTGTCTTTCCAGCTGGCTTTGAAAGCGGAGTCGAGCCGGGGCAGCTCTGTCTTACAGTGCCCGCAGGTTGGGTCCCAGAACACCAGCACGGTATATTTCGCTTTTGTTTTATAAAGGGAGACAGGTTTGGACGCGGTATCTTTCAATTCCAGCGGCGCCGCCTGCTGGCCGATCAGATTAGGCGCCAGCGTATAGGCGCGGTTGATGATTTTATTGAGTTGTTCATCGTTCAGCCAGAAAGCGTCTCCCGGAACGTAGTATTTCTCCACCAGGTGCACAAATACGGCGTCCATACCCATGTAAGGTGAGCTTTCATAGTTGTAGGTCAGCCACCACAGCACATATTTAAAGGTTTCTTTGCTTTTGCGGGTACGGGCAAGGAGCGCGTCGCAGTCTGCAATAATAGAATCGGGCATATTCACCACCAGCTGGGAGAAATACTTTTTCAGCTTGGCCTCCAGTACCGGTGTTCTCACCAGCCGGTCGGTAGACAGCTCCACCTCATCCCAGTAGTGTCCTTTAAAGTAGCGGTAGGCAAAGGAAGAATCCTCCCCTTCCGGCTTTTGTGGTATCTCCGGTTCTTTCATTGCCTTGAAAATCGCCGACAGGATGGCTTCCGGGTGTTTGGACACCAGCTCCTGGCGGTATTCCTGCAGTTTTTTGCCCAGTTCCTGCTGCAACGGCGCCACCTTGGCGGAATCAGCGGCAGTGCGGGCCGTTTTCAACTGGTCGGTGATGCTGCGGGTCAGCGACTCCTGCCGGAACAGAAACCGGTTATAGGCCAGGAAAAGCTCGTTATCCGGCGACCCTTTGTAGACGGTTTTACCCACCAGGTCAGCCGTATCAATCGTCACACTGAAGAACTGCTGCTTATCGATCAGCGTTTCCACGTATTTCTGCCTGCCTGGCAGTACGATCAGGTAAATGCCGGGATACAGGGGCGTTTTTCCTTTCAGCACCACTTCACCGGCGGAATTTACCTCCGCCGAATCGGCCAGGTAGGTGGTCCGTCCCATGTAGTTGGCCAGGAACAGTTTGCCGCTGGTATAGTTCTTCAGCCGGATAGAAAGCTGATAGCCCTGCGCATGCAGGTGGAGCTGGATAGAGAGTGCTGTCAGAAGCAGGAGAAATATCTTACGCATAGGAATTGGTAACAATATGTAAAAATACAAGTAAAAAAGCTAACTGTGGTATCCTTTTACGGCCAACGATTCATGATTTCCTTTTACCTTTGCAGCCGTGAGGAAAAAAAACGTAGTAATAGAACATGTACCTGTATCCGGCTATGCCGCGGAAGGTAAGGCCCTGGCACGGCACGACGGTAAAGTTATCTTTATTGAAGGCGGCGTAATGCCCGGTGATATTGTGGACGTACGCCTGTCCAAAAATAAAAAAGACTGGGCGGAAGGCAAAGCCGTTCATATACATAGTTACTCCGACAAGCGTATTACCCCGTTCTGCCAGCATTTCGGCACCTGTGGCGGCTGTAAATGGCAGATGATGCCCTACAGCCTGCAGCTGGAATACAAGCAGCAGCAGGTAGCAGACCATCTGCAGCGGATCGGCAAGCTGGAGCTCCCTCCCATGAGCCCTATCCTCGGCTCGGCCCATACGGAGCACTACCGCAACAAACTGGAGTTTACCTTCAGCAACAAGGCTTACCTCACCAACGAGGAGGTGCGCGCCCTCAACGGCGAAATCCCCGTCCGGCCGGCACTGGGCTTCCATGTGCCCAAGCTGTTCGATAAGGTGCTCGACATCCAGACCTGCTATCTGATGCAGGAGCCGGTCAACCTTATCCGCAACACCATCCGGGAATACGCGATACAGCACGAGCTGTCTTTCTACGATATCCGCCTGCAGGAAGGCTGGCTGCGGAACCTGGTCGTACGTTTGTGTACCACCGGGGAAATCATGGTCAACCTGGTGATCCACCATGAAGACAAAGAAAACAGGGTGGCATTGCTGGACCATCTGCTGAAGACGGTACCTGCCATCACCACGCTGCTGTATACCATCAACCCGAAGAAAAACGACTCGATCTTCGACCTGGACCCCAAAGTTTATTTCGGGAAAGGTTATGCAGAAGAGAAGCTGGAGGACTTTGTTTTTAAAATTGGTCCGAAATCTTTCTTCCAGACAAACACCTACCAGGGAGAAGTGTTATACAAAGTAACCCGCGACTTTGCAGGGCTGACTGGTTCGGAAATTGTGTACGACCTGTATTGTGGTACTGGCAGTATCGGTATTTTTGTATCCCGGCAGGCCAGGAAAGTGGTAGGCATCGAACTGATCAAAGAAGCGATCGACGATGCCCGCGAAAATGCCGCCATGAACCAGGTAGACAACGCCGAATTTTTTGCCGGCGACGTAGTGGACATCTGTGACGACGCCTTTTTTGCGCATCACGGACAGCCGGATGTGATCATCACCGACCCTCCACGGGCAGGTATGCACGAAAAGCTGGTCAACAAGCTGCTGGAAATTGCTGCCCCAAAAATCGTATATGTAAGCTGTAACCCGGCTACACAGGCCAGAGACCTGGCATTGCTGGATGCACTGTACACGGTGGAAAAGGTACAACCCGTAGATATGTTTCCGCATACGCACCATATCGAAAATGTGGTGTTACTGAAGAAAAGAGAAAATAATCAGCAATAATGAACGAGTACAGGCCCGGAAAATTTCAGTTTTTACCCCTTGTGATCAAAAATCTGTTGATCATTAACGGGTTGGTTTGGTTGGTACAGATCACCCTGCTCAAGCGGTATGGGTATGACATGAACGACCTTTTTGCCCTTCATTACTGGGGATCACCGGGATTCCGGCCTCATCAGTTCATTACCCACCTGTTCATGCACTCTACCAGTGACTTCTGGCATTTGTTCATGAACATGTTTACCCTCTGGATGTTTGGTTCCACCCTGGAAAACCGGTGGGGTTCCAAACGTTTTCTGATTTTCTACATGATCTGCGGCCTCGGCGCATCGCTCTGTTACATGGGTGTGCTCACCTATGAGAACATGACGCTGACCAAATATGCCAATGCTTTCCTGGACAATCCTACCTTCGATAATTTTGTGGCGCTGGACCGCAAGTTCCACCTGGACAATGCCAATGTGAGCATGAATGACATGAAGGAGGCCATTGCACAGGGCAACCAGTTTGCCATCGACATGGCAAAAATCTATGTCAAACAATACATGCTTGCTTATAGCAACAGTATCGTGGTAGGCGCTTCCGGCGCTGTATACGGTATCCTGTTCGCCTTTGGTTACCTCTTCCCCAACGCTATTATCTTCCTGTATTTCTTCCCCGTAAAAGCCAAATACTTCGTGGCCTTTATGATCCTTACGGAAGTATGGGCCGGCGTACAAAACGCACCGGACGATAATGTAGCCCACTTTGCGCACCTGGGCGGCGCACTTTTTGCGTACCTGCTGCTCAGAGGCTGGAATAAAAGAAACCGAACGGATTTTTATTGACGCAAGACTTTATTAAGCCGTAATTTTGTATTGTAAATTACTTGTACCATGCATGCGTTGGAAAAAGAGAAAATGCCACGTCTCTCCCTTGGGGAAGAACGGAATATGGTCACCCAGTTAGTGGTTGTTAATCTTACTGTTTTTATATTCCTGCTTTTCGCCAAGGTGATCTATACCATGGAAGTAGGGAAAGAAGGAGATGCCCTTTTCTATAAAAATATTATGAACTGGCTGCGGCTGCCGGCTGATCCTTCCCAACTGCTGGCGCGCCCGTGGACACTGCTTACCTCCCTTTTCTCCCATATAGAAGTGTGGCAGGTATTCACCAACATGGTATGGCTGTGGTGTTTCGGCACTTTCCTGCAGCATATCGCCGGTCATCAGCGGATACTCCCTGTGTACCTGTTTGGCGGCCTGGTGGGCAACCTCTTTTATATCCTCGGCGTTCAGGCTATTCCCGGCCTTCATACCCTGCTGCCCAACGCAGCCACCATGGGGTCTTCCCCCAGTATAGTGGCCATGGCAGCCGGTGCTACGCTGATTTCTCCGCGCTACCGGATCTTCCCGTTGCTGGCGGGCGGCATCCCCCTCTGGATCATCACCATTGTATACGCAGGCCTCTCCATCGGCACCAGCGTGTCCAGCCCGGGCGGCATCGCCTACCTGGTACAGCTCACCGGCGGCGCCATCGCCGGACTGCTGTTTATGTACAGCTGGAAAAAAGGGCATGACTGGGGCGCAGGGTTCAACCATCTGCTGTTTAAACTGACACACGTTTTCCATCCTGCCGCTCAACAGATAGATCCCAACCACCCGAAAAGCGCCGCTAAGATCGTCGCCAGGCTGGAAAGTCAGCCTTACCGCAAAATCGGGCAGGTGCCGGAACAGCGGCTCAATGAAATCCTTGATAAGATCAACGAAATGGGCCTCGACTCCTTATCGCCTGAAGAGCGGGAAACGCTGCTCCGTGCGGGAGAAAACTAGGCATTCAGGAATTTGGTTATTTTTTTATTGGGTTATTCAGGTATTTAGTGACGATGGGATTATTAATACGCAAGTTGCGGATTAATATAATAACTTACCCTTCCCAATACCTAAATAAAAAATATCCAAACAGATGTCCATGAAGTTTGTTTGCTCTTTATTCATCCTTATCTTACTAACAAGCGCCTGGTTGCCGCTGCTCAACCCGGGACGTTATTGGGTTTCCGGATTTGCCGCCCTCGTTTTCCCCATCGTTTTTCTCTTTTGCCTGTTAACATTGCCGCTTTTGTGGTTTTGGCGGCAGCAGAAAAAGTACTTTTTTGCGCTGGGCATTGCGCTGGCGCTCTGCATACGCCCCGCTTTAAATACCTGGGGGCTTCATTTTTCGCCGAAGACGGACCTTCGTATTGAAGCCGGCAGCAACGACTTTACCCTGATGACATACAACAGCAGCAGCATGGGCCTGCAGGGGTATAAAATCAACCAGTCGCTCCGTTCCGCCATCTTCCGGCAGATTGCGGACGCCTCGCCGGATATCGTCTGCCTGCAGGAGTTTTACACCAACGACGGCCCCGACAAGTCGCACAATATCGACTCACTGCGGCAGATCGGCCAGTATCCTTACCATTATTTCGCCCCTGACCATACTAACTGGGACACATGGCATTACGGCATAGCGCTGTTCTCCCGCTACCCTGTTGCAGCCGCCACGATGATCCTCAGCGACAGCCTGGCTCCCCGCAGCGGCCGCAGTTTCCTGCAGGCGGATGTAATAGTCCATGGCGATACCCTTAGAATTTTCAGCGTTCAGTTCACTTCGTATATGCTTGAACGTAGCGATCTCCGGTTAACCGGTTTACAACAGCTGATGAACCTTGGCAGTAAAATGAAGGCTACCTTCCGGCGCAGGGCTTCACAAGTGGAACAGCTAAAGGCGCTGATAGCGGCCAGTCCCTATCCGGTGATCGTGGCCGGAGATTTTAACGACACGCCGGCATCCTACAGTTACCGCGTTGCTGCCGCCGGGCTACAGGACGCCTTCCTGGCCACCGGGACGGGATGGGGCCGGACGCTCTCCTACCTGTCGCCCACCCTGCGTATCGATTACATCCTGCCGGACCGGCATTTCAGCATCAAAGGATGCCGGGTGCCGGAAATGCCGCAGTCAGAGCATTTCCCGGTTATATCCCGTCTGTCGTTGAAAAAACATTAACTTTATTCATTCAACAAACGTGGAAACGCGGTGCGATTTTTAAGACTATTTACGAAGGGCTTTTTTGTATTCATCAACGTTGGAGTGGTGGTGCTGTTTCTTGCCGCCTGCCTTGCACCGTATATTTCACCGGCCTGGTTCTGGCCTATCAGCTTCATTACGCTGGCTTTTCCCTTTTTACTGGGACTGTTGGTGATATTTCTGGGGGGGTGGTTGTTTTTCAACTACAAATATGCTTTTTTATCGCTCACCGCCCTGTTTCTCGGCTGGAAGTCCATCAGCGCTTTCCTGGCATTTAACCTGCCGTCCGGTAATAAACCGGCGCCGGCGGCGCAAAGTCTGACCGTGATGAGCTATAACGTCAGCCAGTTCGGCCTGTACCGCGAAAAAGACAGTAAATACAACCGGCAGGCCATGTTTGCGCTGATCAAAAAGCAGGAGCCGGACGTTGCCTGCTTCCAGGACTTTTACACGTCCGAGCGGAAAAACGATTTTAATAACCGGGAGGATATTTCCCGGGAGATGAAAATGCCGTTCCGTTTCTTTTCGAGCGACTTTAACCGCAACGGGATGCAGCACTGGGGTTCCATCATCTTTTCAAAATACCCTATTATTGCATCAGACAAAGTGAAAATGAGCATGGGCCCTTTGAGTGAAAGCCTGATTTATGCAGATATTGTAAAGGACGATGATACCATCCGGATTGTCAATATGCACCTGGAGTCGTACCGTTTCAACGAAAAAGACTATACCGATATTCGCAAGATCAAAAACCAGGAAGATACCGGCCTGGTGGCGACGAAGAACATCATTCAGAAAATGCGCGAGGCGTATATACGCCGCAGTCAGCAAGCCGATATTGTAGGTAATTTTATCCGGCAGAGCCCTTACCCGGTGATTGTATGCGGAGATTTTAACGACACCCCGGCGTCGTATACCTATTTCACGATCAAAGGCAACCTTCAGGACGCTTTCCTGAACAAGGGCTGGGGCGTAGGCCGCACGTTTAACGGGATAGCCCCCACCCTGCGCATTGACTATGTGTTTGCCAGCACTGATTTTAAGGTCAACAGTTTTCGGAGAATCATATCCGACCTGTCCGACCACTATCCGGTCATCGCCAACCTCAGCCTTGTCGGCAGCGGCGTGCAGGAAGTAGAAGTAAACAAATAAGTATAATTATGAAAATGTTTAATATTTTGAGATCTGACCGATGTTGTTTCCGGACTTTTTACTTACAACTGGAACAATATTTATCTTTGCCATCCACCACCGGAAAAAAGGCCTGTTGCCTGTAACAGGTCCCCGGAAATCTTAATTACAGCATATGTCAGAACTCAAAATATACAATTCAATACACCGCCAGAAAGAAGTATTCACCCCGCTGCATCCCGGCCACGCAGGCATGTACGTTTGCGGGCCTACCGTATCCGGAGAATCCCATCTCGGCCATGCCCGCCCGTATATCACTTTTGACGTGGTATACCGCTACCTGCAGTTCCTGGGTTATAAAGTACGTTACGTACGCAATATCACCGACGCCGGCCACTTTGAGGAGGAAGGCCGCGCGGCGGAAGACAAAGTTTCCAAATCCGCCGTACTGGAGAAACTGGAACCTATGGAGCTGGTGCAGAAATACACCAACCTGTTCCACTGGGCCATGCTGCAGTTCGGCAACCTAGAACCGAGCATCGAACCTACCGCTACCGGTCATATTATCGAGCAGATAGAGATGATCAAAAAGATCATAGAGAAGGGTTATGCCTATGAAGTGGACGGCAGCGTGTATTTCGACGTAAAGAAATACGCCGCCGGCTATGACTACGGTATCCTTAGCGGCCGTGTGCTGGAAGACATGCTCGAAACCACCCGCGAGCTCGAAGGCCAGGACGAAAAGCGCAACAAAGCGGATTTTGCCCTGTGGAAAAAAGCGCCGCCGGAGCATATCATGCGCTGGCCGAGCCCCTGGGGCGAAGGCTTCCCCGGCTGGCATATCGAGTGCTCTGCCATGAGCGCCAAATACCTGGGCCATCAGTTCGATATCCATGGCGGCGGTATGGACCTCCAGTTCCCCCATCACGAGTGCGAAATAGCGCAGAGCGAGATCGCCCACGGCGAGATGATGGCGCGTTACTGGATGCACAACAATATGATCACCATCAACGGCCGCAAAATGGGCAAAGCTTATGGCAACACCATCAAGCTTACGGAAATGTTCACCGGCGAAAACCCGCAGCTGGACAAGGCCTACAGCCCCATGACCATCCGTTTCTTCGTATTGCAAACGCACTACCGCAGCACGCTCGACTTCTCCAATGAAGCGCTGCAGGCTGCCGAAAAAGGGTTGCAACGCCTCTGGGCAGCCTATGAAACGCTGCAGAAACTGAGCTATACCTCCGACGGCGCCGCCCTCAACGAGGAGCTGGATAAACAGGTGCGCACCTGGTGCCAGGAATGCGCTGAGTTCATGAACGACGACTTCAACACCGCCAAGGTGCTGGCCAACCTGTTTGAGCTGACGCCTGTTATCAACTCCCTGAAAGGCGGCCAGATCAAAATGCATGAAATCAGCGAAGACACGTTCCGGTTGCTGCAACAAACCTGGAAGACTTACCTGGTAGACATCCTCGGCGTACAACAACCGCCGGCCAGCAGCGACGACCAGTTACTGGACGGCGTACTGCAGATGCTGATCTCCATGCGTAAGGAAGCCAAAGGCCGCAAGGACTACGCTACTTCCGACCGTATCCGCAATGAATTGCTGGGCATCGGCATACAGCTCAAGGATGAAAAAGACGGTAACGTCACTTATAGCGTTCAATAAGCAAATACCCACTGATAATAATGCGTAAAGTTCTTAGCATGTTGACAACGCTGGCCCTCCTGGCCGGCGCTTGTCAGCAGCCATCTCCAAAAACAGACAACACCGTTGACAGCACCGGCGCCAGTAAAGTGGCCAAACTGAATGTGCCGGTACCGGCGTTCAATGCGGATTCTGCCTACGCCTATACGGCGAAGCAGGTGAGCTTCGGACCGAGGATACCCAATACGCCCGCACAGCAGCATTGCGCCGACTGGATGATCAGCACCCTGAAACAATGGGCAGACACCGTATATGTGCAACGTACCACGGTGGAAGGTCCGAATAAAGAGAAACTGCCCTGTATCAATATTATCGCCAGCTTCAACCCTGCCGCCAAACAGCGCGTGCTGCTGCTGGCGCACTGGGATACCCGCCCCTGGGCCGATGAAGACGCCTTTGACAAGAAAGGCAAGCTGGACGGCGCAGACGACGGCGCCAGCGGCGTAGGCGTACTCATGGAGACCGCCCGCCAGTTCAGGGCACATAAGCCCGAAGCCGGCGTAGACATCCTGCTGGTAGACGTAGAGGATTACGGCGTTAAAGACAACGAAAACTCTTTCTGCCTCGGTACCCAGTACTGGGCTAAAAACCCGCATATAAAGGGCTATAAAGCCAATTACGGCATCCTGCTGGACATGGTAGGCGGCCGCGGCTCCCAGTTTTACATGGAAGGCTCTTCCCAGCAATATGCTTACGGTCCTATGAAAATGTTCTGGGACGTCGCCAACCAGCTGGGCTATTCCGACTATTTCCGGTACGAGAAGAACGGGTCTTACATTACCGACGATCACATTTATGTAAATACCATGGCCAATATCCCGACTTTTGATATCATCGCCTGGCAGGCCAGCGGCAACTTTGCGCCGCACTGGCATACCCAGGGGGATAACATGAGCGTGATTGACACCAGGACGTTAAAAGCAGTAGGACAAACTATCCTGCAGGTCATCTACAATCAGCCATTCTCCTATTAATGGCCCTTGCCGGAGTGCAGGATAGCGGATATAATCATTTAATCAATCGTTTATGCCCAGACCGTCAGGCACTCCGGTAACGGAGCATGCTTATATCTCCCATCTCAGCAAAGACAAAAAACTGCAGAAGATCATCAGCGGGCCGCTGGCTGTGCGGGCAAAGCAGAAAAACTTCCCGCTGCGCCTTATTGGCGCCATTATGGCCCAACAGCTCTCCACCAGGGTGGCCGATGTGATCTATGCCCGTTTCCTGGCCCTTTATGGCAATAAAGAACCAACGCCTCAGCAGGTAGCCGCCACCCCGCCGGAAAAGCTCCGTGCCATCGGGTTGTCCAACGCCAAAGTCTCCTATGTGCACAATGTGGCCAACTTCTTCATCGCACAGAAGCTCACCGATGCCAGGCTGCATAAAATGGACGACGAAGCCGTCATGCTGTGCCTTACCCAGATCAAAGGAGTAGGCCGGTGGACCGTGGAAATGCTGCTCATGTTCCACCTGCACCGCGAAGATGTTTTCTCCGTCGACGACCTGGGCATACAGCAGGCGATGGCCCGTTTGTACAAGCTGGACACCACCGATAAGAAAGCTTTCCGCGAGAAAATGAAAACCATCTCCGCCAAATGGTCGCCCTACCGGACCCATGCCTGCCGCTATCTCTGGCAATGGAAAGATCAATAAGCATGTAAATACATTGCGTACTGCCGTTGTAAATTTGTATCATGAGTTTGCAGGGAAGCCTTTTTGAAGAGCCCGACGCCGGGAATGCCATCCACCTGAAGAACGGAGAACTGGCTTATTATCCGTGCTTTTTTAAGCCCGCGGAAAGTGATGTTTACTATCAGACGTTACTGGATACGATCGACTGGAAACAGGAATCGATGAACATGTATGGCAAACAGGTGTTATTTCCGCGGTTGATGGCCTGGTATGGAGACGCTGCCACTTCCTACAGTTTTTCCGGTAATACCTTTGAACCTCGTCCGTGGACGGCAGCGCTACAGGAGATACGCGACCGTATTACCAACGTCGCCCAAACCAGTTTCAACAGTGTATTGCTCAACCTTTACCGCAGCGGCAGCGACTCTATGGGCTGGCATGCCGACGATGAGCCGGAACTGGGGCCCCATCCGGTAATCGCCTCTGTCAACTTCGGCGCCTCCCGCCGTTTTTTATTACGCTATAAAAATGATCATCACCTGAAACATGAAATTTTGCTGGAACATGGCTCCCTCCTGGTCATGAAAGGGACACTGCAGCAATACTGGGAACATCAGGTACCCAAAACAAACCGGCAGATCTCCGGAAGGATCAACCTTACCTTCCGCTTTATCCACCCATAAAACCATATACACCTGCTATGAACAACCTTATTTTGTTAATCGGAAATGATATCAACAACATTTCCAGCGGACAAAGCTGGAAAGACCTGCTGCAGGATATCATCACCTTCTGTCATACAGGAGACTGCGTGGAACTGGACGACAAAAAACCATTCCCGCTACTGTATGAAGAGGTTTTTTTAACCGCCATCAAAAGAGAAAAACTCCGGGAAAGGGAACTGAAAGCTTTCATCGCCATCAAAGCCGCCGAAATTAAAGCCAATGGCATCCATGCTGCCATCAGGGCCCTGAAACCGGCGCATATCCTGACCACCAACTATGAGTTTACCCTTGAAGGCAGGACTCCTTATGAAAACACCAGTCTTATCAATGAAAAATTTTACAGCATCTTCCGCCGGTATACCATGGACGATATCCATTACTGGCATATCCATGGCGACTGCCTCAACCCCATGAGTATCAACCTTGGCTTTGAGCACTATGGCGGCCAGTTGCAGCTGATGCGTAACTATGTGGTAAGCGGGACCTTCTACTCCAGCAAAGAAGTACCAAAGGCATCCTTACTGCGACGCATACACGCCAAACAGGTGTACTATCACTCGTGGATAGACTTTTTCTTTACCCATGACATCCACATCTTCGGACTGTCGCTCGATTTTGTGGAAACAGACCTCTGGTGGCTGCTCACTTACAGGGCGCGTCAGAAATTTCATCATAAAAATGTACCGGTGCACAACACCCTCTACTATTACATCCCGGAAGAACTGGTGCCTGCCTCCAAATTCAAGCTGGACCTCCTTACCGCCAATGATGTAAAGGTGATCAGCCTGCCGGGAAAAGATAAACTGGCCTACTACACCAGCATCATACAGCGGATAGGTAAACGGAAATCGTCCTGAAAGCTGTAACATTCTGTATGCTGGCAGCGTTTTTGCAAACAGAAGGTATTCTGACAAAAGTAAACCGTCAGGTACCTTTTGTTGTTAAAGATTAAAATCACAATTATGTTTCTTGAATTAGCATTGACGCTGGCTACGACACTGATGACGCCCCTGAAGCCTGTACAAAAGCAGCAGTCCCCAAAAAATCAGACAATCTATGTGAAAGAATCCAAGGAGCCATGTACCGGCGTAGCGCCCATGGAATGCCTGCAGATCAAAGGCGTGAAGGATACCGAATGGTCTAACCTGTACACCGGCATTGAAGGATTTAAATATACGCCCGGCTATCGTTACAAACTGCTGGTAAGAGTAACGCCTGTTAAAAATCCACCGGCCGACGGCTCTTCCATCAGGTACACCCTGCGGAAAGTACTGGAGAAGAAAAAAATAACCGCCACTCCTGAAAAAGGCTCCCCGTGGGCGTTTATCGCCAGCAAAAGATGGAATCTTATTAAACTCGGAGACAGCACGCTCACACAATCCGGCATCTGGATAGAGTTTGATCCGGCAGCAAAACGTTTCCATGGTAAAGGCGGTTGCAATCGTATTTCCGGAGGTTACCA encodes:
- a CDS encoding DNA-3-methyladenine glycosylase family protein; the protein is MPRPSGTPVTEHAYISHLSKDKKLQKIISGPLAVRAKQKNFPLRLIGAIMAQQLSTRVADVIYARFLALYGNKEPTPQQVAATPPEKLRAIGLSNAKVSYVHNVANFFIAQKLTDARLHKMDDEAVMLCLTQIKGVGRWTVEMLLMFHLHREDVFSVDDLGIQQAMARLYKLDTTDKKAFREKMKTISAKWSPYRTHACRYLWQWKDQ
- a CDS encoding M28 family peptidase; this translates as MLTTLALLAGACQQPSPKTDNTVDSTGASKVAKLNVPVPAFNADSAYAYTAKQVSFGPRIPNTPAQQHCADWMISTLKQWADTVYVQRTTVEGPNKEKLPCINIIASFNPAAKQRVLLLAHWDTRPWADEDAFDKKGKLDGADDGASGVGVLMETARQFRAHKPEAGVDILLVDVEDYGVKDNENSFCLGTQYWAKNPHIKGYKANYGILLDMVGGRGSQFYMEGSSQQYAYGPMKMFWDVANQLGYSDYFRYEKNGSYITDDHIYVNTMANIPTFDIIAWQASGNFAPHWHTQGDNMSVIDTRTLKAVGQTILQVIYNQPFSY
- a CDS encoding endonuclease/exonuclease/phosphatase family protein; the encoded protein is MRFLRLFTKGFFVFINVGVVVLFLAACLAPYISPAWFWPISFITLAFPFLLGLLVIFLGGWLFFNYKYAFLSLTALFLGWKSISAFLAFNLPSGNKPAPAAQSLTVMSYNVSQFGLYREKDSKYNRQAMFALIKKQEPDVACFQDFYTSERKNDFNNREDISREMKMPFRFFSSDFNRNGMQHWGSIIFSKYPIIASDKVKMSMGPLSESLIYADIVKDDDTIRIVNMHLESYRFNEKDYTDIRKIKNQEDTGLVATKNIIQKMREAYIRRSQQADIVGNFIRQSPYPVIVCGDFNDTPASYTYFTIKGNLQDAFLNKGWGVGRTFNGIAPTLRIDYVFASTDFKVNSFRRIISDLSDHYPVIANLSLVGSGVQEVEVNK
- a CDS encoding DUF4377 domain-containing protein, which gives rise to MFLELALTLATTLMTPLKPVQKQQSPKNQTIYVKESKEPCTGVAPMECLQIKGVKDTEWSNLYTGIEGFKYTPGYRYKLLVRVTPVKNPPADGSSIRYTLRKVLEKKKITATPEKGSPWAFIASKRWNLIKLGDSTLTQSGIWIEFDPAAKRFHGKGGCNRISGGYQTNGENITFTMVISTRMACMDENVMRRETEFLKRIGEHTYRYDVADQTLNFYENNQLVMIFGMQPKELK
- the cysS gene encoding cysteine--tRNA ligase, producing the protein MSELKIYNSIHRQKEVFTPLHPGHAGMYVCGPTVSGESHLGHARPYITFDVVYRYLQFLGYKVRYVRNITDAGHFEEEGRAAEDKVSKSAVLEKLEPMELVQKYTNLFHWAMLQFGNLEPSIEPTATGHIIEQIEMIKKIIEKGYAYEVDGSVYFDVKKYAAGYDYGILSGRVLEDMLETTRELEGQDEKRNKADFALWKKAPPEHIMRWPSPWGEGFPGWHIECSAMSAKYLGHQFDIHGGGMDLQFPHHECEIAQSEIAHGEMMARYWMHNNMITINGRKMGKAYGNTIKLTEMFTGENPQLDKAYSPMTIRFFVLQTHYRSTLDFSNEALQAAEKGLQRLWAAYETLQKLSYTSDGAALNEELDKQVRTWCQECAEFMNDDFNTAKVLANLFELTPVINSLKGGQIKMHEISEDTFRLLQQTWKTYLVDILGVQQPPASSDDQLLDGVLQMLISMRKEAKGRKDYATSDRIRNELLGIGIQLKDEKDGNVTYSVQ
- a CDS encoding alpha-ketoglutarate-dependent dioxygenase AlkB family protein — its product is MSLQGSLFEEPDAGNAIHLKNGELAYYPCFFKPAESDVYYQTLLDTIDWKQESMNMYGKQVLFPRLMAWYGDAATSYSFSGNTFEPRPWTAALQEIRDRITNVAQTSFNSVLLNLYRSGSDSMGWHADDEPELGPHPVIASVNFGASRRFLLRYKNDHHLKHEILLEHGSLLVMKGTLQQYWEHQVPKTNRQISGRINLTFRFIHP